Genomic segment of Leishmania panamensis strain MHOM/PA/94/PSC-1 chromosome 20 sequence:
TTTTTCTTCATATTTTCGACCATAACTGACCACGTATCGACGCACAAAAGTGAATTCAATGCGCGCAAGCCTTTTCCTTAAGCACATccccaaaagaaaaggcaacTTTATCTCGGAGCAAAGGCTCGAGGTGGAAGAAGGACAGTAAGCGGACTAAGGCCAAGTGTTATGGTCATACAAACCAGAGAAGTGAAGAGTTTGAGAAGAGAAACTTTACCGTCATGATCACTTCAAAAGAGAGCTGCGCTCATGGACACGAGAGGCttgtggagagagaaggaagcggGGGGGAATCGGTAGCACTTTCTTCTTTCACTAGACACACCCGCGCAGATACAACTCCTTTTGTCTTCACTTTGCCTTCACTGACTTTCACCGtctgtctcttctcttttctctgtttcttgtttccctctctgcaAGTAGTGAGGCGACAGCAATCGCCAAACATATGAGCGTGCGTGGAGAGAAGCCCATACCCGCCTATGTGAAGGAAGGGAAAACATTCATGTAGTCCATACCCCCAAGAACGCTCAGAATGCAGTCACACAGCTGCATTTGTGCTTGTATGTGTGCAAAGACGTACGCTAAAAACTTGCCGATGGGATGGAGTGAGTAGGTGCTGGTCCTCAtcattctttttttttttgtactCGTTTCCTTATGTTGTCTCTTGAGTCGATTGGTGGTGGGAGTGTCGTTTTCTTTGGCGCGACttgcgaagagagagagagagctgctgTGGCGTACGTGGCTGCTCTTCCCTGACCTGAAAGAGACACAAAACAACTTTATCAGACCAGAGAGCGAATACGAGGACTAGACGTGCTCGCTCTGGCGCGTAGGGGTATCACATGATAGAGAAACctgtcgagcagcacgcttCATTCAatcgagagaggagggcgcgggaggggggtcaaaaggggtggagggaaaggcCGTTCGGAAATCGATGGCGCTCTTTGTGCGATGCTTGCGTGCACATCCTTTCTGTTACTTCCCCTTCTTGCCACTCTTTCGCTGTTCTCTCCTATGCTCGTGGCTAGTATCCTTCAGGCGTGTTTTCTCATGCTTCCTCCCCGTTTGCCATGCGTGCTGCACTGTATCTTTCACTTCTCTGACAACTGGCGTGTATGCTTCATCCTGTTTGCTATCCTCTCCTCTATTTCTCTACCTAACTGCGTGCACGCTGGTTTGCTTGTTTACCTACCTACTCCTAACAAACCTACGCTGCTGGTTGGTTGGCGTCTTCGGTACCCATGTCCTGCCTCCCCTATATTCTCTTCCCCATTTCTTTCCCCACCCCATTCACCATAACTTATCTACGCACCCTGACGCCCGTTCTTTTTCAAAGATTAGCACCGAGAAAAAAGAACGGGCCTTCCTTCTCATCTGTGTTTTAAATCGGTTTCGTCTCTCGCATCGCACACGACTGtcttcctctgcccctcctcccctcttgtCTTTTGTTATCTTCGCAGCACGGAACCCCACTAAGCAACAATGCCACAGCGCCCGTCCCGTGAGGAATACCGCCGCGTCCGCGAGAACCGCGAGAATCACGAGCGCACCGAGGGTGCTGAGAACGAGGTGCGTGTGACTGCCACCCATGGCCAGCACAGCTACATCTCGTACGTCATCGCCGTCCTGAACGGTGAGGACGGTAAGGCACGCAACGACACGGTGAAGATCAGCGGTATGGGCGGCGCCATTTATAACGCCGTCAACATCGCCGAGATTGTGAAGCGCCGCATTGTTGGGCTCTACCAGGTTACTGAGCTGGGCTCTGAGCTGGTTCGCGACGAGTACGAGCCAATCGACCGCAACCAGAACCCTGATAACGTCGTGGTGGAGCGCAAGGTGTCCACAATCCTCATCACGCTGTCCCGTAACCCATTGGACAAGACCAACCCTGGTTACCAGGATCCGATCTCGGAGAGCGAGGTGacggagcaggagaagcgcgACCACACTATGAGCCGTCGCGgtggtcgtggcggcggtcgcggtggccgcggtggcagccgtgGTGGGCGTGGTGGCAGCCGTGGTGGGCGTGGTGGAATCGGTGTCGATCGCCGCGATGACCGCGAGAATTAGAAACACTAGGAGAAAAAAATAGTGAAAATCAAGGGGGTTGGTGATTCGCCGGGGCGCACCAAGGTGGCGCGCAAGCGTCCCTGTCAGCGCCAG
This window contains:
- a CDS encoding hypothetical protein (TriTrypDB/GeneDB-style sysID: LpmP.20.2300) — encoded protein: MPQRPSREEYRRVRENRENHERTEGAENEVRVTATHGQHSYISYVIAVLNGEDGKARNDTVKISGMGGAIYNAVNIAEIVKRRIVGLYQVTELGSELVRDEYEPIDRNQNPDNVVVERKVSTILITLSRNPLDKTNPGYQDPISESEVTEQEKRDHTMSRRGGRGGGRGGRGGSRGGRGGSRGGRGGIGVDRRDDREN